Part of the Paenibacillus guangzhouensis genome is shown below.
ATAAATAAACATTTCTAGAACTTAATGCTAGGCCATCTTCTTCACGAATGATCGGACAAGGCACGATCGTCACCGGGAAATTCAAATCCTCCACCATTTGCTGGATCACAGCGACCTGCTGCGCATCCTTCATCCCGAAGAAAGCATAGTCCGGCTGTACAATATTGAACAATTTGGATACAACGGTCGTCACACCGTCGAAATGTCCTGGACGTCTTGCGCCGCATAGCAACGTCGTCACTTCTTTCACGTTGACTTTCGTCTTGGTTGGTGACGGGTACATCGTATCTACGGTTGGCAGGAAGACCAGGTCCACGCCTAGACGTTCAGCAAGCGCTAAATCACGCTCGGCGTCCCGCGGATATTTGTCTAAATCTTCGTTCGGGCCGAACTGAATCGGATTTACGAAAATACTCAGTACGACGATATCGCATTGCTCTTTGGCAGCGCGCATGAGGCTCGCATGACCTTCATGCAAATAGCCCATGGTCGGTACAAAGCCGACGGTTGGGAGACGTCCTTCCTTGGTGCGCTCTTGTCGTAACTGAGCTAGCTGCTCGCGTAGCTCATGAATTTGCTCGATTGCGTTCATTGCACAGTTTCCGCCTTTCGTTCCTGCTTACGTGCGCCATAGAGGCTCTCTACAACAGCGTCTTCCGCTGTAAAGACATGCTCAGGCGCTGGGAAGCTGCCTTCTTTGACCTCTTGCACATATTGTGAAATGCCTTGCCGGATTAACGCCCCGACATCGGCATAGGTTTTGACGAACTTCTTAGCTCGATAAGGTGATGCATACGTAACGACGTCGTGGAATACCAATACTTGACCGTCGCATCCACGTCCAGCGCCGATGCCAATGGTTGGAATACGCAATTGTTCCGAGATATACGTTGCTACTTCTTCGGTCACAAGCTCCAAGACGATCGCAAATGCACCGGCACGTTCTAACGCTTTGGCATCCTCTAACAGTCGCTTCGCATCCTCCGGCACTTTTCCTTGCACCCGGAATCCACCGATTTGATGAACAGATTGCGGTGTAAGTCCGATATGCCCTACAACAGGCACGCCGGCTTTGACAACAGCATCCACGGCAAGCGCAATTTCCGCACCGCCCTCCATCTTGACTGCATGTGCTCTGCCCTCCTGCATGAGTCGCGCCACATTGCGCAGCGTCTGATCAACGCTGCCATGATACGTCATGAACGGCATATCGGCAACCACGAAGGTATCTTGTGCTCCGCGTACGACGGAACGAGTATGATACACCATATCATCAATCGTTACGGGTAATGTGGAATCGTAACCGAGTACGACATTCCCTAAGGAGTCACCGACGAGAATCATGTCGACCCCAGCTTCTTCCGCCAAAACAGCCGATGGATAATCATACGCCGTAATCATCGTGATCGGGTTCTTATCCACCTTCATTTGTTTGAACTTCGGAATTGTTAGTCGTTGTTTGCGTTTCATTTCAGTCATTTCTCATCATCCCTTCTTTTCTGTATTGTGCGCAAAACAAAAAAACCTTTTAGCATTTCCACTAAAAAGGTCACCGTACAAAAAAGAATCATGGTGCTGATCCTTCTGTCTCGGTCCCTTCGGCTCAGAGCAGAATCCATAGTCCACTAAGATATAGAGTTCAATTGGAATGCTAGTACAAATCTGTTAGAGTGCAGTTCAACAATCGTTGATACTGCCTCTTCACAGACAAGTATAACAAAATCAGTGCGCATTTTCATCTGTGAAATTCCACATCGCCCGAGAAAATTTTACGTCGCTCGCCTGTAGCCGTTTCGGTGATCCACAACGCACCAAGTTCATCAAGCTGCTCTGCGATGCCCGTTACTTTCCCTTGCAGGGTATTAATGGTGATCGGTCGATGGAGCGAAATAGATAGCGCCTCCCATAACGTTCGAATCGGAGCAAAGCCCTGTTCATGATATAGCGCATAGAGCGTCTCGAACTCAGCCAAGAACTCGGTAATAATCGCGGTACGGTCTATCTTCGTACCAGATTCAATCTTTAGCGAAGTTGCCACGTCGCGAAGCTGCTCTGGATAATCCTCTTGATCCAAGTTCACACTAATGCCGATTCCAGCGATGCAATACCGAACCCGCTCATCCTCAGCGTTTGACTCAAGCAAGATCCCGCTAATTTTCTTCGTTCCCACAAGCAGGTCATTCGGCCATTTGATACCGATCGAAATAGGCACCAGCCTTTGAAGGGAACGGCAAAGGGCTACGGCGATAAGTAAGGTTAGCTGCGGCGTGAACTGCAAGGAGGTCTGAGGCTTCAGAATCAGACTCATCCAGATTCCTTTGCCGGATGGGGAATAGAAAGCCCGTCCCATACGACCGCGACCTGAAGTCTGTTCTTCCGCAATGACTAATGTCCCTTCCGGCGCCCCCTGCTCCGCCAATTGGTGAGCGATAATCTGGGTTGAAGGCGTCGATTCCAACAATTTGATTTGCTGCCCCATCACAGATGATTTCAGCTGGCTGAGCAGCATCAAGGTATTCAATCGGTCCGGCTTCTGCTTCAGCCGATAGCCTACGCGAGGAATCGCATCGAACTCATAGCCTTGGCTTCGCAGCTTATTGATTTGCTTCCATACCGCCGTACGACTTATTTGCAGCTGCCGGCTGATTTCTTCTCCCGATATGTACGCATCTGGTTTGGCTAATAACAGTTGTAATAATGGTTCACTCATTTTCTTGTATCACTCGATTCACTTCATCTAGGATAGCGCTGCGTGTATTTGGAATCTCCCCCATCGCAACGCGGTATAACATTTGCTTCAATAATTCACCAAGCCAAGGTCCTGGAGTCTTCTTTAGGTGTTTGACGATATCTTGCCCTCGAATAGCTAGATCAGACAATTGACTCGTCTCAAGTGCTGCCAGCCAAGTTGCACCGTATTCCCTGAGTTCACCGATCATGGCTGTATCATTGAACAGTCGACGCAAGAACAGCTGATCAACAGCCAACAGATGAAGCAGCCTACTGGCTGTAACCTTGCCAAAGTCGATGATCGCTTGGGTCCATAAGGAATAGACACCAACGCCCTTCTGATTACTAGCATGCTGTATCTCTTCAGTCCACTCGATCAATTGCATTAACTTAACAATATCCGAAGCAGTCCGATTAGCGAATTTTAATCGCTTCATGAGTTCATCAGCCATTTCTGATCTTACACCACAACGGTGAAATAGGAGTGCCCATCTCGTAATCGCGTCATGTTCCAGAGCACAATCCCATTCGGTTATAGCTTGAATGTCACTGATCAATTCGACTCGAGATAAGACCTCTTGATCATCTGTGACAAGTTCAGATAGAGATGCCTTCGTATGCGATACAAGTCCACTGTGTACGAGCAGCCGCAATCCATGTTCGAGACTTAGCAAGGACTTCTCGACAACCTTCTCTAATTCCGTACGAACACGTTCCATCGCAATATATTGCAGCTTATCTCGGTGATGAATCAGCGCAAGCCAAGTCGGTCCGTCGATCTGACAGTCGTAGCAGGCTGCGAACCGGATCGCACGCAGCATCCGAAGCGCGTCCTCTTGAAACCTCGCATCAGCCTCACCGACACACCGTACAATACGTTGCTTCAGATCATGTTGCCCATCAAACGGATCGTGGAGCTTCCCCCCCACATCGAGAGCCATCGCATTGAATGTAAAGTCTCTACGCTCCAAATCCCCTTCTAAATGCTGAATAAACGCAACCTCCGTAGGACGTCGATAATGCTCATATTCTGATTCTTTACGGAAAGTCGTCACTTCGAAAAGGTTCTTGTCTATCACAACCGTCATGGTACCGTGTTGAAGCCCTGTTGGAATCGTATGGTCGAAAATAGACATAACCTCTGCAGGCAGCGCAGAGGTTGTAATGTCTACATCATGAATGGGCTTATGCAGTAATGTATCCCGCACGCAGCCTCCAACAAGATAGGCTTCAAATCCAGCCTCATTCAATTGCATAAGCACAGACTTCGCACCTGCAACCAAAATCGGATCCGCTTGAATTTGATCCCACATTTATGAACAGCCCACCTTCAACAAGGAATCCGGAATCGGACGCCCCAATACACGATAGTAGATTTTCTCATATTCAGCGGTAATCAGATCGTTGCAAAAGACATGACGTGCGCGATCTAGACAGTTCTGTCTAAATCGATCCATCAATTGCGGATCAGTTAAGAGTCGCAGCGCATACTCCGCCATGTCATCCACGTGACCAATCTCTGCTAAATATCCCGTCTCTCCGTGGGTCACCAGTTCAGGAATCCCTCCAGCGATCGAACCTATCGTCGGAACCCCGCATGCCATCGCCTCGAGTGCAACGAGTCCGAAGCTTTCCTTCTCGGAAGGGAGCAGCAGTAGATCGGCAAGAGAGATCACCTGTGCAACATCATCTTGTTTGCCAAGGAATGTTACGCGATCTTCGATGCCGAGCTCACGGATTTTGGATTGAATTTTCGGCAAATCCGGTCCTTCGCCAACCAATAGCAGCCTCGCAGGGGTCTTGCTCTGAACCTTTGCGAACACATCGACGACATCGCTCACACGTTTAACCGGCCGGAAATTCGAGATATGCATCAAAATCTTCTCATTCGGCAATGCGAATTCTTTGCGCAATCCAATACAATTCCGCGGGTAATAGACACGTTTGTCGACGAAGTTATACGTAAGATCAATGTCTTTCGTAATATCTAGCAGTTCATGCGTTTCACGAATGAGATCTTTGGACACCGCGGTTACAGCATCACTCTGATTAATCGCAAGCCTGATCAAATCTTTCAAAGATTCATCCTGCGCAAGGACTGTAATGTCGGTGCCATGAAGCGTTGTAACGACTTTCAACGGATGATCGCCAACCATTTGCTTCGCGAGATATGCACATACCGCATGCGGCACTGCATAATGCACATGCAGAATATCAAGCTGCTGCATCTTAGCGACTTGCGCCATTTTCGAAGCCAATGAAAGATCATATGGCGGATATTTGAACACATAATAATCGTTCACTTCGACTTCATGATAAAAAATATTTTTCTGGAATGCTCCCAAGCGGAACGGAATGCTGTGCGTAATAAAATGAACTTGATGACCTTTTTCTGCCAAAAGTTTACCTAATTCTGTCGCCACAACACCCGAACCGCCTAGAGAAGGGTAACAGGTTATGCCAATTTTCAATGATTCTCCCATACTCTTGGTCCTCCTAATCACGAAAGGGTCTTAGCTACAAAATTATATTCCGTCATCTGCTAAAAAAGATTAACCAAATAAGGCGGCTTGCTCACAAATCCCTCAGCATAGCCGACAAGGCGCTTCTGTCCGAGCATTCGGTCACGAGCTTCTACTCGCTCCAAATACCCTTGATTCAAAGGCGTTGAGACGATATCATTTCCTGCCTTTGGCGCTTCGAATTGCGAACCATAGGCACGTAATGAATCCATCTTGAGCTCATACACCTCGGTGACGTCTACCATCATCGTAGCTGGGCCCAAATCATTAATAAAATAAAAATAAAACTGCTCAACCATCCAAGGCGCGACCTCCGGCATATACCGGCGAAGCTTGGCATTAAATACAGCCTCTTCAACCATCTTCCCACATTGAATATGATCAGGATGGCGATCTTCCCAATACGGCGCGAATACAATGCGTGGACGCAATCGGCGAATCTCAGCGACGATCGGATCGATCTGTTCTGGAACCGAGCGAAGTCCCCGGTCCGGCAAACCAAGAATGCTGCGTTCTGCCAATTGTAATACCTGGCTCGCAGCCTGTGCTTCTTGTTGTCGTAGTTCAACGTTCCCGTTGGAGGACATCTCGGCAAACGTGAGATCACAAATCCCTACTCGTTGCCCAGCCTTTGTATGCTTCGCAATGGTACCTCCCATGCCGATCTCCGCATCATCAGGATGCGCGCCGAACACGAGTATATCTAGACCTGTGCTCATTCTTCCACACCTGGTTTATATTTATGGACAAGCTCTCTCCACGCGAAATCGCCGCGACCTAATGCTTTGACAAGAATCTCTGCTGTCGCAACATTCGTCGCTACTGGAATACCTTGTACATCACAAAGACGTAGCAATGCGATAATATCCGGTTCATGGGGCTGTGCCATTAATGGATCGCGAAGGAAAATAATTAAGTCCATTTCATTCTGAGCCACTAGCGCACCGATCTGCTGGTCTCCGCCAAGCGGTCCGGACATGAAGCGATGGATATCAAGATCAGTCTGCTCCATAATGCGAAGTCCTGTCGTTCCTGTCGAGTACAATTGATGTCCTTTGAACACCTGTTCATACGCAATGACGAAATTGACGATTTCATCCTTTTTGCGATCGTGTGCGATAAATGCAATCTTCAACATGTCTCATCTCTCCACTCTCTTATCTATTTCCAGCCTCTTGCTGGATCAGTCAATAAAATGTTCAAAACCGTAAATGAGCCCCGTATATTCCATCACTTTATGCACGGCCAAATTGACACCTGGCATATAACCCGCTCGTTCATAAGAGTCATGACGAATTTTGAGCGTCTGGCCAAAGCCGCCAAAAATGACTTCTTGCTGCGCGAACACACCCGGCAGGCGTACGCTATGTATACGGAAACCATTGTAGTAACCGCCACGCGCCCCTTCGATCGTCTCATGTTCATTCGGATTACCCTGACGCAATTCCTCACGCACCTCAGCAATCATCTCTGCTGTCTTAACCGCTGTACCCGATGGTGCATCCAGCTTCTGATCTCCATGATACTCGATAATCTCAAGGTGTGGAAAATATTTTGATGCTTGTGCCGCAAATTTCATCATGAGTATCGCACCAATCGAGAAGTTCGGCGCAATAAGCCCACCGATCCCCTGCTGCTTACAGTGCTCGTCCAACTCTGCAATTTGTTCTGGCGTAAATCCAGTCGTCCCGATAATCGGACGAACCTTATACTGAATCGCCAAGCGAGTATTGGCAAGCACGGTATGTGGGGTGGTGAAATCCACCATAACATCCGGTTTGGATTCGATGAGTGCACGCTCAAGATCACCTGTTACTTCCACACCGCACGCCGGCAAGCCAACCATCGAACCTGCATCCTGCCCTACCTTGCTCGGTGAAACGGCGGCAACGAGCTGCAGTTTCTCATCTTCTAATACCATTTTAACGACTTCTCTACCCATGCGGCCGCCTGCTCCAACGACTGCTACACTAATCGTCTGTGACATTGTAACTCTCCTTCGACATATTGTTCAGATCCATGTGTAAATGATCTTTATACTGTGACAATAAATTGGTAATTGCCGTGTTATAGGGGTCTAATTGCTGCGCTTCCTTGATCACTTGGATGGCTTGGTGATAATCCTTCAATTCTGCATAAGCCATGGCAAGCATCGTATACGACTCAATCGCAAGCGGATCCAGTTGGATCGCATCCCGCAGCAGCAGAATGGCATAGTGCGTCTCCCGAATGGACTGGGTTAGCAGCTTCTCCGCTTCCATGGTGCGCAGCTTCGCCGTCACAAAATTCAAGTGCGTGCGATACCCTTCATTGTTCGGGTCATATCGCAGCGCTAGTCTCGCCTGTTCGAGCGCATTCGGTAGTCGATTGCTGCGCGTATAGGTCATGGAGAGCTTATAATGATGATTCGGATTATCTGGTTCGAGTACAATAGCCATCTCGAACCAATAGATCGCTTGCTCAAAGTCCCCCTGTAGAATCGATTGATAGGCTTTATGAATACACTCTTCCGCTGTCATACGCACACCTCCCTAACGATACACTTGGTTAAGCATATGATACGATGACAATTTCGGTGTATCCTTACAATCAATCTTTTGGTGTGTCCTCAATCCGAGTCCATCGATTGGCATCTCGTGTATTAAATTTATGCATGACCTTGTTATGCGCTTCTGTCAGATCAATGCCAAGCGAATTGGCAAAGCACACCGTAATGAATAAAATGTCGCCTAGCTCCAGCTCAATGGAGTTATCTGCTTCGGATGCTTTTTTCTTCTTCTCGCCATATTCATGGTTCACTTCACGCGCCAATTCCCCAACTTCTTCGGACATCCGTGCGAGGAGTGCGAGCGGGCTGAAGTACCCTTCCTTAAACTGCGAGATATACTGATCGACTTCACGCTGAATGTTAGCGAGTGATTTCTCTTCCATCCCGTTTTTCTACTCCTATCGCCTTTTTATCATATCTGAAAACTGCATTCTGTCCATTTTATGAACATGTACTATTATCCATATGTTACTTCAAAGAACCTTTGAAAACAAATCATTTTTTAAACAACCTAAAGAAGGTATACTAAGGATATTATGAACAATATAGTGAGGGATCCCATGAAACTACATAACTTAGGCAGCACAATCAAGACCGTTATTCCAATCTTATGCGGTACAGCAATTTATGCTTTTGGACTTCTGTATTTCGTCATTCCAAATCAGCTGATGGAAGGCGGTCTTACAGGGATTGCGCTTATCCTGAACTACGCCTTTCATATTAAGCCTTCAATATCTACGTTGCTTCTTAATATCCCTCTGTTCTTCGTCGGATTAAAAATATTAGGCAAACGTTCCATGGCCTATACGATTCTAGGTGTACTCTCATTATCTTTTTTCCTTTGGTTAATTGAGATGCTCATGGGAAATGGTATCATCGATCCGCTCAAAGCAGATCATGATATCATCCTTGCCGCCTTATATGCGGGTGTAACGCTAGGCGCTGGTCTCGGCATCGTATTTCGCTTTGGAGGCACCACGGGCGGTGTAGACATTATCGCGCGCATTCTGAATCGTAATTTCGGCTGGAGTATGGGGCAGATCATTCTGCTGCTCGACGTTGTTATCATCGGATCTGCGCTACTGTTCATCCCGAAAGAAAAAATATTGTATACCTTCGTGACCGTCTTTATCGCCTCGAAGCTCATTGACTTCATTCAAGAGGGTGCTTATGCGGCCAAAGCATTCACCATCATAAGCGACGAAGCTCCTGCGATTGCTGACATTATAACGAAGGAAATGGAACGTGGAGTAACATTAATCCCAGCCATCGGTGCCTATTCCAAACAAGCGAAGCATATGGCCTACTGTGTTATTGCCCGCTCTGAAATGCGTACGCTGCAAGGCATCATCCGGTCCGTTGATCCACGTGCCTTCATTATTATTAATGATGTGCATGATGTGCATGGAGAAGGATTCAAAGAGGGATAACATTGCCTTCGGATTCAATAGCATACAATAAGCCTCAGGGCCGTGATTTACACGGTATCCCTGAGGCTTTTTTTACATTCTATATTTATTTATTACGATCATCTGGTTGGTTACGCAACCGCCGCTGGCGGGCAACCTTCTGCTCGTATTGATACTTGCGATACCCCACATACGTTAGGACAGTTACGACAACCGCTCCAATCCCTACAATCCAAATCCACGGATCTTGACCTGTGCCGATCGGCGGCACGAAAGTCGGCTTATCTGTGCGCTTCATGAATAGTTCCTGGATGATTGGGTTCCCCATGGCAACAGCTTCGGCAACATGTTTGCCTTGGAATGGCTGCGATTGGGAAGCCGTCTGTAAGAAGGACATATACGAGTCGAACTTCTCGACTGAATCCGCCGGATGAACGATAATAACGGCTGGACGAATCCGTTCATAATGCTGCTGCAGTTCTCTGAAAGCTGAAGCAAACTCCTCCTTGCTCGATGCCTTCGCTGCGCTCTCCAACTTATTCATGTCCTCGATAAAGGCCTTGTAATATTGGGTCCACAATCCTTCCTTGGCGTTCACTAACGCATCGACAGCAAGTCTCATCTTCGCTGTTACAACTAACCAACGATCCGGGTCGATACTCACTGCATGGACCGTTCGTTTGGCCTCTATAATACTGTTCGTCAGCGCACGAATGCCCTCGACGGACGTCAATCGCCCTAAAGGGATCTGCTTCAGCATTTGTTCAATCTGTGCAACATCCTCACGAACCTGCTTCGTCTCACCCGATATGGCCCCCTGGTAGATACGTTCACCTTTCGCCGCGAATTGCTCTAATAGCTGCCGCTCATCTGGTCTTTTTGATTCGATTTGCTCCAAGACAGGTCGCATTTCTGTATTCGAATCCGATTTGGCAGCATCGCTTGGCTGACAGCCCACTAACAAACCGCATAAAATAATAATCATAAAAAATCGTGAAAACACGGACATCCCCCCCATACTTACCCTATGTGGGGTTGTCCGTGCTTAGAACCTTACTCTGAGATGTTCGCTACTTGCGATTCGTACGAGACATGCCTCGTCCAGGTCGGGCAGCGATATATGCCAACAACCCCATGACAAAGCTAACGATCGTAAGGGAGAACGTAAAATTACGAACGACGGTGATATGAGGGTCAAGCCGATACGATAAATAAGGGTAAATGCCATAGGAGTAATCCATCGTGTCATTCAAGAGTGTCCATAAGCCTGCTATCACCAGTGACGTTAAGCCGAATGTAAAGAAAGGCACATAAAGCAATGCTTCAACCGCCATCGTTAAATGGGAAGACATTAACATCCAATGCTGCCATTCTAACGGATCACCGAGCGCTGTCCCAGCGAGGATCATCGCTATGGCCCAAATGCCGTACTTCACGGAAGTTACAACAGCCAACGCTTCAATCACTTTGCGAACCCCTCTCCATAGCTTAGAGGTTGGCGGGAAGAGCAGGAATCCTATGGCGATCGTAAAAAACAATGAGGCGGTAGGGCTGTCCGGGACGAATACGATCTGCCAGATCGGCTTATGATTTATTGTCTCAATCAATTGATTCCTGTACCAGTAGTAGCCGTAAACCGTACCGATCCCATTCGAGATAAATAAGGCCCATAAGATCAGTCGATTCAATAAGAGCTGTTTACAGTACCATAAGAAAGATCTCACGCTTGCTTCTCCCTCCATATAAAGAAAACCTGACCGCCTATACGATCAGGTTCTGTCTAACTTATAAGTTTACTGCGCTTTCTTCTGCTTCGCAAGCCATTCTGCGATACCCGTGATCTGATCATCCGTTAGGCCGTTCCCTTTTGCCGTGTCGTACATCGCAGGCATGTTACCCTTACCATTCTTAATGACACCAAGAATATCATCTTTGGAGAGGGTATCACCGATCCCACGCAACGAAGGACCATTCTGTCCCTTCAGATCTGTCCCGTGACATGCAAGGCACGTTGCGACCTTCATCGATTCCAATGCAGGATCTTCCGGCGCAACGAGAGCAACTTCAGCAGTTCCTTTCGCCGCATTGCTCTTCGGAGGCAGCCCTTCGAGAGCTCGCTCTCTTGCCTCTTCTTCACGAACATGATGTTCAGGGGTTGTTCCTGTAATCTTCAATTCTTCTTCATAGCCCATCCACGAAGTAACCGTTAAATAAATTACTCCTATAAGCGATAGGAACATTAGCGAAGAAGCAATTGGTCTTCTATAGAAGCGTCTTTCTTTACCACGATCCAGGAACGGTGCAAGCAGAAGGCCACCGAATAGGACGCCAGGAATACCAACAACACCAAGAACGACATAGTCTCCGGATGCGTATGGCATCTTCAATAGCTGATACAAGAACAAGAAGTACCAGTCCGGTACTGGAATAAACGATGCATTTGTCGGGTCCGCTGGATAACCAAGCGGTGCCGGTTCCGAAATCGTGAGGACGAGGAAACCGACTAACATGACGCAACCTACCATCCATTCTTTCAATAGAAAGTTCGGAATGAAGGCTTCGGATTTACCCGGATAGGATGTATAGTCTGGTGGAGTTGCAATCTCGCTTCTTTTACGAATACGTGAATCTCCAACATAGACAACTTTTTCTTTCGAGTTATGACCATGTGCCACGCGTGCTTCCTCCTCTCTTATAGTGGTCCCGAGATTCCTTGTTTACGAATCATAAAGAAGTGTCCGCCTAAGAGTGCAAGAAGTCCAGCCGGTAGGAAGAATACGTGCAAAGCGAAGAATCTCGACAACGTCTGTGCTCCGACGATTGTTCCCCCTTGCAGTAATTCTTTCACGTACGGACCAATGACCGGTACGGAATCCGCAATCTGCATACCTACTTTTGTAGCAAAGTATGCTTTGTTGTCCCATGGTAGCAAATAACCAGTGAAACCAAGTCCGAGCATTACGAAAAGGATCAATACACCAACGACCCAGTTCATTTCGCGAGGTGCTTTGTAAGATCCTGTAAAGAATACG
Proteins encoded:
- the panC gene encoding pantoate--beta-alanine ligase; the protein is MNAIEQIHELREQLAQLRQERTKEGRLPTVGFVPTMGYLHEGHASLMRAAKEQCDIVVLSIFVNPIQFGPNEDLDKYPRDAERDLALAERLGVDLVFLPTVDTMYPSPTKTKVNVKEVTTLLCGARRPGHFDGVTTVVSKLFNIVQPDYAFFGMKDAQQVAVIQQMVEDLNFPVTIVPCPIIREEDGLALSSRNVYLSEQQRQEALVLSQSLFQVDTWMQSGEVTTVSELRARIVQHIETSPQADIDYVEILSFPQLTELDASTSLHAHRGQAIIALAVRFGTTRLIDNRIL
- the panB gene encoding 3-methyl-2-oxobutanoate hydroxymethyltransferase, which gives rise to MKRKQRLTIPKFKQMKVDKNPITMITAYDYPSAVLAEEAGVDMILVGDSLGNVVLGYDSTLPVTIDDMVYHTRSVVRGAQDTFVVADMPFMTYHGSVDQTLRNVARLMQEGRAHAVKMEGGAEIALAVDAVVKAGVPVVGHIGLTPQSVHQIGGFRVQGKVPEDAKRLLEDAKALERAGAFAIVLELVTEEVATYISEQLRIPTIGIGAGRGCDGQVLVFHDVVTYASPYRAKKFVKTYADVGALIRQGISQYVQEVKEGSFPAPEHVFTAEDAVVESLYGARKQERKAETVQ
- a CDS encoding biotin--[acetyl-CoA-carboxylase] ligase is translated as MSEPLLQLLLAKPDAYISGEEISRQLQISRTAVWKQINKLRSQGYEFDAIPRVGYRLKQKPDRLNTLMLLSQLKSSVMGQQIKLLESTPSTQIIAHQLAEQGAPEGTLVIAEEQTSGRGRMGRAFYSPSGKGIWMSLILKPQTSLQFTPQLTLLIAVALCRSLQRLVPISIGIKWPNDLLVGTKKISGILLESNAEDERVRYCIAGIGISVNLDQEDYPEQLRDVATSLKIESGTKIDRTAIITEFLAEFETLYALYHEQGFAPIRTLWEALSISLHRPITINTLQGKVTGIAEQLDELGALWITETATGERRKIFSGDVEFHR
- a CDS encoding CCA tRNA nucleotidyltransferase; this encodes MWDQIQADPILVAGAKSVLMQLNEAGFEAYLVGGCVRDTLLHKPIHDVDITTSALPAEVMSIFDHTIPTGLQHGTMTVVIDKNLFEVTTFRKESEYEHYRRPTEVAFIQHLEGDLERRDFTFNAMALDVGGKLHDPFDGQHDLKQRIVRCVGEADARFQEDALRMLRAIRFAACYDCQIDGPTWLALIHHRDKLQYIAMERVRTELEKVVEKSLLSLEHGLRLLVHSGLVSHTKASLSELVTDDQEVLSRVELISDIQAITEWDCALEHDAITRWALLFHRCGVRSEMADELMKRLKFANRTASDIVKLMQLIEWTEEIQHASNQKGVGVYSLWTQAIIDFGKVTASRLLHLLAVDQLFLRRLFNDTAMIGELREYGATWLAALETSQLSDLAIRGQDIVKHLKKTPGPWLGELLKQMLYRVAMGEIPNTRSAILDEVNRVIQENE
- the bshA gene encoding N-acetyl-alpha-D-glucosaminyl L-malate synthase BshA, which encodes MGESLKIGITCYPSLGGSGVVATELGKLLAEKGHQVHFITHSIPFRLGAFQKNIFYHEVEVNDYYVFKYPPYDLSLASKMAQVAKMQQLDILHVHYAVPHAVCAYLAKQMVGDHPLKVVTTLHGTDITVLAQDESLKDLIRLAINQSDAVTAVSKDLIRETHELLDITKDIDLTYNFVDKRVYYPRNCIGLRKEFALPNEKILMHISNFRPVKRVSDVVDVFAKVQSKTPARLLLVGEGPDLPKIQSKIRELGIEDRVTFLGKQDDVAQVISLADLLLLPSEKESFGLVALEAMACGVPTIGSIAGGIPELVTHGETGYLAEIGHVDDMAEYALRLLTDPQLMDRFRQNCLDRARHVFCNDLITAEYEKIYYRVLGRPIPDSLLKVGCS
- the bshB1 gene encoding bacillithiol biosynthesis deacetylase BshB1, which codes for MSTGLDILVFGAHPDDAEIGMGGTIAKHTKAGQRVGICDLTFAEMSSNGNVELRQQEAQAASQVLQLAERSILGLPDRGLRSVPEQIDPIVAEIRRLRPRIVFAPYWEDRHPDHIQCGKMVEEAVFNAKLRRYMPEVAPWMVEQFYFYFINDLGPATMMVDVTEVYELKMDSLRAYGSQFEAPKAGNDIVSTPLNQGYLERVEARDRMLGQKRLVGYAEGFVSKPPYLVNLF
- the mgsA gene encoding methylglyoxal synthase; this encodes MLKIAFIAHDRKKDEIVNFVIAYEQVFKGHQLYSTGTTGLRIMEQTDLDIHRFMSGPLGGDQQIGALVAQNEMDLIIFLRDPLMAQPHEPDIIALLRLCDVQGIPVATNVATAEILVKALGRGDFAWRELVHKYKPGVEE
- the dapB gene encoding 4-hydroxy-tetrahydrodipicolinate reductase, with product MSQTISVAVVGAGGRMGREVVKMVLEDEKLQLVAAVSPSKVGQDAGSMVGLPACGVEVTGDLERALIESKPDVMVDFTTPHTVLANTRLAIQYKVRPIIGTTGFTPEQIAELDEHCKQQGIGGLIAPNFSIGAILMMKFAAQASKYFPHLEIIEYHGDQKLDAPSGTAVKTAEMIAEVREELRQGNPNEHETIEGARGGYYNGFRIHSVRLPGVFAQQEVIFGGFGQTLKIRHDSYERAGYMPGVNLAVHKVMEYTGLIYGFEHFID
- a CDS encoding tetratricopeptide repeat protein; this translates as MTAEECIHKAYQSILQGDFEQAIYWFEMAIVLEPDNPNHHYKLSMTYTRSNRLPNALEQARLALRYDPNNEGYRTHLNFVTAKLRTMEAEKLLTQSIRETHYAILLLRDAIQLDPLAIESYTMLAMAYAELKDYHQAIQVIKEAQQLDPYNTAITNLLSQYKDHLHMDLNNMSKESYNVTDD
- a CDS encoding nucleotide pyrophosphohydrolase, which gives rise to MEEKSLANIQREVDQYISQFKEGYFSPLALLARMSEEVGELAREVNHEYGEKKKKASEADNSIELELGDILFITVCFANSLGIDLTEAHNKVMHKFNTRDANRWTRIEDTPKD
- a CDS encoding YitT family protein, encoding MKLHNLGSTIKTVIPILCGTAIYAFGLLYFVIPNQLMEGGLTGIALILNYAFHIKPSISTLLLNIPLFFVGLKILGKRSMAYTILGVLSLSFFLWLIEMLMGNGIIDPLKADHDIILAALYAGVTLGAGLGIVFRFGGTTGGVDIIARILNRNFGWSMGQIILLLDVVIIGSALLFIPKEKILYTFVTVFIASKLIDFIQEGAYAAKAFTIISDEAPAIADIITKEMERGVTLIPAIGAYSKQAKHMAYCVIARSEMRTLQGIIRSVDPRAFIIINDVHDVHGEGFKEG